CTATTTTTATTGATATACCGCTTGACTTGATTTAAGAATGTACTCACTTGGAAAATTTTGATCAAACTTAGTTTTTTTTCGTTTGGGAAGCGAATGAACACTGGTTCATTTGGCATCTGATTTGTTTGGACAGTCCTCGATTTTAATGTTTACTTATCTCAAGGTTTCCTTGTAGTTTTGCCTCATATTTTTACACTATGCGAAATACATTTCTGTTTTGGTTGATTTGTTCATTGGTTGTATCCGGGGCTGCTTTTGCTCAGAAGGGAGAGAAGATCAGATATAAGGCTGATCGACTAACCAATGCGCGTGATGGAAATGTAAGGTTTAAGAAGCTTCTTCATAATGTGAGTTTTACTCAGGAATCAACCACAGTCTATTGTGATTCTGCCTATTTCTACAACAGGAAGAACGAAATGGAAGCTTTTGGTAGAGTGAGAATTGTAGACGATTCTGTGACTATTACGGCCAAGAAACTTATTTATCAAGGGGATGAAGGTATGGCTTTGCTTCGCGAAGATGTAGTCTATAGAAAAGGAAAAAAGGTACTCTATACTGATATTTTGGATTACAATTTAGTAACCGAAGTAGGTGAGTTCAAGGAACATGGCAAACTAGTGGATGAAACAAATACGCTTACCAGTGTGTATGGTGTCTATCATTCAAAAAGCAGCCAGGCGTTCTTTTATAGAAATGTGCTTTTAGTTTCTCCTGATTTCAACCTACGAGCTGATACTTTGGAGTATTCTTCCAGGACCAAAATCGCTATTACTAAAGGTCCAACTTACATAGAAGATAAGGATGGAACTACGGTAGATTCAGATGGAGGACGTTTTAGAACCTCACACGACCAAACCACTTTCACTGAAGGAACTATCGAAACTAGAAACTACATTGTCACCGGTGATGAGCTATTTCTTGACGATCAAAAGAAGTTTTACACTGCGAAGGGAAATGTAGTGATGACTTCAAAAAAGGATGACATATTGATTTTCGGAGAGAAGGCGGTTTATGATAAAAAAGCAGGTGTGAGTACAGTATATGGCCGCCCACTGATGAAACGAGTCATGCGTCAGGATACATTTTTTATGGTATCTGATACTTTGGTTTCAATAGAAAATGTGGATAAAGACAAAGAGCGAATATTGGCCTATCACAATATTCTGATGTACAAGCTGAATATGCAGGGGAAATGTGATTCGGTTGCCTATTTTCTCTCTGATTCGACTATACAAATGTACAACGATCCAGTGATATGGAACAAGAGTAGTCAGATGGTTGCGGATAGTATCGACCTATTGTTTAAGGATGATATTCTAAGAACGATGACACTACGACGAAAGGCTTTTTTGATATCGATAGATACGCTGGGGCAGCACAATCAAATCAAAGGAAGGAAAATGGTCGGCGACTTTAATGAATACGGAGATATTCAAACCATGGATATTAATGGAAATGGGGAAAGTCACTATTTTGTTCTCAAAGGAGATAGTCTGATGATAGGCATGAACAAAATATTTTGCAGTTCGATGACCCTGCGATTTGAGGATAACCTTATGAAGAATATTTCCTTTTATACACAACCCGAAGCTAAATTCATTCCGCCACATGAGTTAGAAGAGGATCAAATGTTTCTGGAAGAATTCGACTGGCGCTCGGATGAAAGGCCGGAGCTTTACGAAGTGGCAACCTATTACAAACCCGGAGACAAGGTGACAAAATATGGAAACCTGAAAAGCAAAGCTGAGCAACTCATCGAGGAGAACAAGGATGAAATAGAAAAAGGAAAAAAAATGCTGGAAGAAGGTGATAAATCTGGCATGATGAAGCAACTAAAA
The sequence above is drawn from the Reichenbachiella sp. genome and encodes:
- a CDS encoding OstA-like protein: MRNTFLFWLICSLVVSGAAFAQKGEKIRYKADRLTNARDGNVRFKKLLHNVSFTQESTTVYCDSAYFYNRKNEMEAFGRVRIVDDSVTITAKKLIYQGDEGMALLREDVVYRKGKKVLYTDILDYNLVTEVGEFKEHGKLVDETNTLTSVYGVYHSKSSQAFFYRNVLLVSPDFNLRADTLEYSSRTKIAITKGPTYIEDKDGTTVDSDGGRFRTSHDQTTFTEGTIETRNYIVTGDELFLDDQKKFYTAKGNVVMTSKKDDILIFGEKAVYDKKAGVSTVYGRPLMKRVMRQDTFFMVSDTLVSIENVDKDKERILAYHNILMYKLNMQGKCDSVAYFLSDSTIQMYNDPVIWNKSSQMVADSIDLLFKDDILRTMTLRRKAFLISIDTLGQHNQIKGRKMVGDFNEYGDIQTMDINGNGESHYFVLKGDSLMIGMNKIFCSSMTLRFEDNLMKNISFYTQPEAKFIPPHELEEDQMFLEEFDWRSDERPELYEVATYYKPGDKVTKYGNLKSKAEQLIEENKDEIEKGKKMLEEGDKSGMMKQLKTTQDHLLKER